Proteins from a genomic interval of Heteronotia binoei isolate CCM8104 ecotype False Entrance Well chromosome 5, APGP_CSIRO_Hbin_v1, whole genome shotgun sequence:
- the LOC132572010 gene encoding uncharacterized protein F54H12.2-like — protein sequence MAFIHSGSEECTKSELDLFQIAPMQTSIERCLYIEVPPLAALSESAPLDCLITGNGDDYMDLNNTLLYLCCKIVKEDGTDLDRNARVGLVNYPIASIFSQLDVTLGDRLILQSHNTYPYRGFIEAVLNYSNDTLNTQFSAGLFYKDTDAQHESTALNGDNKGFVKRAALVAESRKIDLLGQLHSDLFFQEKLLLNGVDVKIQVTCSKDAFCLMADDLNRGCKLNILSASLFIKKVRAAPGVHLGHAEALFTANAKYPVDRMGIKVFSIPAGSCVSNQENLFWGQLPKLLVIGLVDNESFSGAHNKNSFNFKHYDINFFALYLDGEQVPTKPLQLDLEGGNCVREHLQLVQATGKHMKDRSLLVNCEEFAQGYTLFAFDLSSDQECADHYSLIKTGNLRAEVRFARALPHTVNMIVYGVSDNVIEINHR from the coding sequence atggcTTTTATTCACAGCGGGTCAGAAGAATGCACCAAATCTGAACTGGACCTATTCCAAATAGCCCCTATGCAAACCAGCATTGAGAGATGTCTAtatattgaagttcctcccctggctgctttgtcagaatcAGCACCACTTGACTGTTTAATCACTGGAAATGGAGATGATTATATGGATTTAAATAATACCCTGCTTTACCTGTGCTGCAAAATCGTGAAAGAAGATGGGACAGACCTTGACAGAAATGCAAGGGTGGGTCTGGTGAATTACCCTATTGCCTCCATCTTTAGCCAGCTGGATGTGACTCTGGGAGACAGGCTCATCCTGCAGTCCCATAACACATATCCATACAGAGGGTTTATAGAAGCTGTACTGAATTACAGCAATGATACTCTGAACACTCAGTTCTCTGCAGGCCTGTTTTACAAAGACACAGATGCTCAACATGAATCAACTGCCCTGAATGGAGACAACAAAGGGTTTGTTAAAAGAGCCGCTCTAGTGGCTGAAAGCAGAAAAATAGATTTGCTGGGTCAGCTTCACAGTGACCTGTTTTTCCAAGAAAAACTGCTCTTAAATGGCGTGGATGTCAAAATTCAAGTGACATGCAGTAAAGATGCTTTTTGTCTCATGGCGGATGATTTAAACAGGGGTTGCAAATTAAACATCTTGTCTGCTTCCCTTTTCATCAAGAAAGTCAGAGCAGCCCCTGGTGTCCATTTAGGCCACGCAGAGGCGCTCTTCACAGCTAATGCCAAATATCCTGTGGACCGCATGGGCATCAAAGTGTTTAGCATCCCTGCAGGAAGTTGTGTCAGCAACCAAGAGAATTTGTTTTGGGGGCAAttacccaagctgctggttatcGGATTGGTGGATAATGAGTCCTTCAGTGGGGCCCATAATAAAAACTCATTTAACTTTAAGCATTATGACATCAATTTCTTTGCTCTCTACTTGGATGGAGAACAGGTACCCACAAAACCACTGCAGCTGGACTTAGAAGGTGGAAACTGCGTGAGGGAACACTTGCAGCTGGTTCAGGCCACTGGTAAACATATGAAAGACAGATCTTTGTTAGTAAACTGCGAGGAGTTTGCACAGGGCTACACGCTATTTGCATTTGATCTTTCCTCAGATCAGGAATGTGCAGACCACTATTCCTTGATTAAAACTGGGAACCTGCGGGCTGAAGTGCGGTTTGCTAGAGCATTGCCTCACACTGTCAACATGATTGTCTATGGTGTTTCTGACAATGTTATAGAGATAAACCACAGGTGA